Proteins from one Actinobacillus delphinicola genomic window:
- the cueR gene encoding Cu(I)-responsive transcriptional regulator: protein MNISAVAKRSGLSAKQIRDYEKMGLLPHAKRSESGYRIYTEEDLTRLIFISNARKVDFSLLQIKQLLMLNDNSNRTSREVKEITAEQISKIEEKIAQLQEMLDILRHLHAGCHGDENPNCSILKALHGK, encoded by the coding sequence ATGAACATTAGCGCAGTCGCAAAACGGAGTGGCTTATCCGCAAAACAGATTCGAGATTATGAAAAAATGGGATTACTCCCACATGCAAAACGTTCTGAAAGCGGATATCGAATTTATACGGAAGAGGATCTTACCCGTTTAATTTTTATTAGTAATGCACGCAAAGTCGATTTTTCATTATTGCAGATTAAGCAATTATTGATGCTTAATGACAATTCAAATCGTACGAGTCGTGAAGTGAAAGAAATCACCGCAGAGCAGATTAGCAAAATCGAAGAAAAAATTGCACAATTACAAGAAATGCTTGATATTCTGCGCCACCTCCATGCTGGGTGTCACGGTGATGAAAATCCAAATTGCTCAATTTTAAAAGCACTACATGGCAAATAA
- the rapZ gene encoding RNase adapter RapZ, translated as MNIIIVSGRSGAGKSIALRALEDIGYYCVDNLPLDLLPQLVDMLGKSQKSVAISLDIRNLPRCPDTLTEMIKQLEQKNHIHIVFLDSDRNVLIRRYSDSRRSHPLSQAQDLSLENAIDQEYAYLLPLREQANLIIDTSKLSVHELASQLRLFAVGKDDKELKIIVQSFGFKYGLPLDADYVFDARFLPNPHWIPELRPHTGLEKEVQDYLAAQTEVQEFLHKTEAYLTEWLPMLEANNRSYLTIAIGCTGGKHRSVYLAEKLGDYFKALGKHVKVQHAALEHQNKKA; from the coding sequence ATGAACATCATTATTGTTAGCGGTCGTTCTGGTGCAGGAAAATCTATTGCACTGCGTGCCTTAGAAGATATCGGCTATTACTGCGTTGATAACCTCCCTCTTGATCTTTTGCCACAACTTGTAGATATGTTAGGCAAAAGCCAAAAATCTGTAGCTATCAGTTTAGATATTCGCAATTTACCTCGTTGTCCAGATACCCTCACGGAAATGATTAAACAGCTTGAGCAGAAAAATCATATCCATATTGTCTTTTTAGATAGTGATCGTAATGTACTCATTCGCCGTTATAGCGACTCTCGCCGTAGTCATCCGCTTTCACAAGCCCAAGATTTATCGCTTGAAAATGCTATCGATCAGGAGTATGCCTATCTCCTGCCCCTTCGTGAACAAGCGAATTTAATCATTGATACATCTAAATTATCCGTGCATGAATTAGCTAGTCAATTACGTCTATTTGCCGTAGGAAAAGACGATAAAGAGCTTAAAATTATCGTTCAATCTTTCGGCTTTAAATATGGACTTCCTTTAGATGCTGATTACGTTTTTGATGCTCGTTTTCTTCCTAATCCACATTGGATTCCAGAATTACGTCCACACACAGGCTTGGAAAAAGAAGTACAGGATTATTTAGCCGCTCAAACTGAAGTACAAGAATTTCTACATAAAACAGAAGCATACTTAACAGAATGGTTACCAATGCTCGAAGCCAATAACCGTAGCTATTTAACCATTGCTATTGGTTGTACTGGTGGAAAACACCGTTCTGTTTATTTAGCAGAAAAACTTGGCGATTATTTCAAAGCCTTAGGAAAACACGTTAAAGTTCAACATGCAGCATTGGAACATCAGAATAAGAAAGCCTAA
- the lptB gene encoding LPS export ABC transporter ATP-binding protein codes for MATLSAQHLAKSYKGRQVVSDVSFNVHSNEIVGLLGPNGAGKTTSFYMVVGLVNNDAGKIFIDNEDLSQLPMFKRAQKGLGYLPQEASIFRHLSVYDNLMAVLEIRKELTLEERRKKADDLIEEFNIGHIRDSLGQSLSGGERRRVEIARALAADPKFILLDEPFAGVDPISVIDIKKIILDLRNRGLGVLITDHNVRETLDVCERAYIVSAGKMIATGTPDEILNNEHVKRVYLGEQFKL; via the coding sequence ATGGCTACTCTTTCGGCACAACATTTAGCCAAAAGTTATAAAGGACGTCAGGTTGTTTCTGATGTAAGTTTTAATGTTCATTCTAATGAAATTGTTGGCTTACTCGGACCTAATGGCGCTGGTAAAACGACTTCTTTCTACATGGTTGTGGGACTCGTTAATAACGATGCGGGAAAAATCTTTATTGATAATGAAGATTTAAGCCAACTTCCTATGTTTAAACGTGCGCAAAAAGGTTTAGGTTATTTACCCCAAGAGGCCTCTATTTTCCGTCACCTTTCTGTATATGATAATCTCATGGCCGTTCTTGAAATTCGTAAAGAATTGACCCTTGAAGAGCGTCGTAAAAAAGCTGATGATCTTATTGAAGAATTTAATATCGGGCATATCCGTGATAGCTTAGGTCAATCCCTTTCAGGGGGGGAACGTCGCCGTGTCGAAATTGCCCGTGCTTTAGCAGCCGATCCTAAATTTATCTTGCTAGATGAACCTTTTGCAGGGGTTGACCCAATTTCTGTTATTGATATTAAAAAAATTATCCTCGATCTACGTAATCGTGGATTAGGCGTTTTAATTACTGACCATAATGTACGCGAAACACTAGACGTTTGTGAGCGTGCCTATATTGTGAGTGCAGGGAAAATGATCGCAACTGGTACACCGGATGAAATTTTAAATAATGAACACGTGAAACGTGTTTACCTTGGTGAACAGTTTAAACTTTAA
- a CDS encoding PTS sugar transporter subunit IIA, translating to MLLFTQLLTLENIRQGITCASKKRTFEIIGQILAPEADIPVEHEESECQEDDIVKEKEICCTDCLFTREKIGNSALGNGIAMPKGRLPQGTKPLAAFLQLTSGVDYDAPDHRDVDLILAILIPNEMCAEFSTKLQEIAKRLVDKTLCKKLRAAQSAEEIWQAFKESDIQYLEQATFDPDLEEENQDTTEETETLN from the coding sequence ATTTTGTTATTTACACAATTATTAACTTTAGAGAATATCCGCCAAGGGATTACTTGTGCGAGTAAAAAACGGACTTTTGAAATTATTGGACAAATTCTTGCACCAGAAGCGGATATTCCCGTTGAGCATGAAGAATCTGAATGCCAAGAAGATGATATCGTTAAAGAAAAAGAAATTTGTTGTACAGATTGCCTTTTTACGCGTGAAAAAATTGGTAATTCAGCATTAGGTAATGGTATTGCCATGCCTAAAGGTCGCTTGCCGCAAGGAACAAAGCCACTCGCTGCATTTTTACAATTAACAAGCGGTGTAGATTATGATGCACCTGATCATCGTGATGTAGATTTAATTCTCGCTATTCTTATTCCAAATGAAATGTGCGCAGAATTTTCAACAAAGTTACAAGAAATTGCAAAACGTTTAGTTGATAAAACCCTATGTAAAAAACTACGTGCAGCTCAAAGTGCAGAAGAAATCTGGCAAGCCTTCAAAGAAAGTGATATTCAGTATCTAGAACAAGCTACTTTCGATCCAGATTTGGAAGAAGAAAATCAAGATACTACTGAAGAAACTGAGACGTTAAACTAA